Proteins encoded in a region of the Nitrospira sp. genome:
- a CDS encoding class I SAM-dependent DNA methyltransferase, whose protein sequence is MAKSKTKSEPQNGESAGLEAKLWAAADALRNNMDAAEYKHVVLGLIFLKYISDAFEAKHAELEAEKKQGADPEDPDEYKAASIFWVPKEARWLHLKANAPQPTIGSMVDDAMSAIERDNQSLKGVLPKDYARPGLDKQRLGQLINLVSDIGLGSPADRAKDILGRVYEYFLSQFASAEGKKGGQFYTPSRVVCVLVEMLAPYKGRVYDPCCGSGGMFVSSEKFIEAHSGKLGDISIYGQESNYTTWRLAKMNLAIRGIDAQIAHGDTFHNDKHPDLKADYVLANPPFNDSDWRGELLKDDKRWVYGVPPTGNANFAWVQHFIHHLAPTGLAGFVLANGSMSSNQSGEGEIRKAIIEADLVDCMVALPGQLFYSTQIPVCLWFIARNKRNGPRSAGSGQGFRDRRSETLFIDARKLGAMVDRVHRELTDSDIAKIAGMYHLWRGDKEAVRPEHVEGRTTYEDIPGFCKAAKLDDIRKHGHVLTPGRYVGAEAQEDDGEPFDQKMKRLAATLRQQQAEAAKLDAAIAANLKELGYG, encoded by the coding sequence ATGGCGAAATCGAAAACGAAATCAGAGCCACAGAACGGGGAATCAGCAGGGCTTGAGGCAAAACTCTGGGCTGCCGCCGATGCGCTGCGGAACAACATGGACGCGGCCGAGTACAAGCATGTCGTCCTCGGTCTGATTTTTCTCAAGTATATTTCGGATGCGTTTGAAGCGAAACACGCCGAGCTTGAGGCGGAAAAGAAGCAGGGGGCCGATCCGGAAGATCCGGACGAATACAAGGCCGCGAGTATTTTCTGGGTGCCCAAAGAAGCGCGGTGGTTACACCTCAAGGCGAATGCTCCGCAGCCGACGATCGGCTCGATGGTCGATGATGCGATGAGCGCCATCGAGCGGGATAACCAATCGCTGAAGGGAGTCCTACCAAAAGACTATGCCCGGCCAGGCCTCGATAAGCAGCGGCTTGGTCAGCTCATCAATTTGGTCAGCGACATTGGTCTCGGCAGTCCAGCGGATCGGGCTAAAGATATTCTCGGGCGGGTCTACGAATACTTCCTCTCGCAATTTGCGAGCGCCGAGGGCAAAAAGGGTGGGCAGTTCTATACACCTTCTCGCGTTGTGTGTGTACTGGTGGAGATGCTGGCTCCATACAAGGGCCGTGTCTATGACCCTTGCTGCGGATCTGGCGGCATGTTCGTCAGCAGTGAAAAGTTTATCGAAGCGCACAGCGGGAAGCTCGGAGATATTTCAATTTATGGCCAGGAGTCGAACTACACCACGTGGCGACTCGCCAAAATGAACCTGGCCATTCGCGGCATCGATGCACAGATCGCGCACGGAGACACCTTCCACAACGACAAACACCCTGACCTGAAAGCCGACTATGTGCTGGCCAACCCGCCCTTCAACGACAGCGACTGGCGTGGCGAGCTGCTGAAAGACGACAAGCGTTGGGTCTATGGGGTGCCGCCAACCGGCAATGCCAACTTTGCCTGGGTGCAGCATTTCATCCATCACCTGGCCCCGACCGGACTTGCCGGCTTCGTGCTCGCGAACGGCTCGATGTCGTCCAATCAGTCGGGCGAGGGCGAAATCCGCAAGGCCATCATCGAAGCTGACCTCGTGGACTGCATGGTGGCGCTACCAGGGCAGCTGTTCTATTCAACGCAGATTCCTGTCTGCCTCTGGTTCATTGCACGTAATAAAAGGAATGGTCCCCGTTCGGCAGGCTCAGGGCAGGGCTTTCGTGATCGGCGCAGCGAGACGTTGTTCATCGATGCCCGTAAGCTCGGCGCGATGGTCGACCGTGTGCACCGTGAGCTGACCGACAGCGACATCGCCAAGATCGCCGGTATGTATCACTTGTGGCGAGGGGATAAGGAAGCCGTTCGTCCTGAGCATGTCGAAGGGCGAACCACCTATGAGGACATCCCTGGTTTCTGTAAGGCAGCGAAGCTCGACGACATCCGCAAGCACGGCCACGTGCTCACCCCCGGCCGCTACGTCGGCGCCGAGGCGCAAGAGGATGATGGCGAGCCGTTCGACCAGAAGATGAAACGGCTGGCTGCGACATTACGCCAGCAACAGGCCGAGGCCGCGAAGCTGGATGCTGCAATCGCCGCCAACCTGAAGGAGCTTGGGTATGGC
- a CDS encoding DUF6036 family nucleotidyltransferase, with the protein MGKQDAFQSDYLDVVELAHRALSTTDAPYCVIGALALGVWGTPRATYDVDFLILAQCNDPQPFLGLLCTAGFAINETWHDANPMAREVVLRLAHPTAPHFPVDLVFSLGPFDRAVLERRRAVDFHGLTIWMTSPEDLVLMKLRASRPRDFDDVISIVKNPCLQLDLPYLWNWADRLGLQGELQYVLQAADAGG; encoded by the coding sequence ATGGGCAAACAGGATGCTTTTCAAAGCGACTACCTCGATGTAGTGGAGTTAGCCCATCGCGCCCTGTCTACTACGGACGCTCCCTACTGTGTGATCGGAGCATTAGCACTCGGTGTCTGGGGGACTCCACGTGCCACCTACGATGTGGACTTTCTTATTCTCGCTCAATGCAATGACCCCCAGCCGTTCCTCGGTCTCCTGTGCACAGCTGGATTTGCGATCAACGAGACATGGCACGATGCCAATCCGATGGCTCGTGAAGTCGTCCTACGACTCGCGCATCCCACCGCCCCTCATTTTCCCGTGGACCTCGTCTTTTCACTGGGCCCCTTCGATCGCGCTGTGCTCGAGCGGCGCCGGGCTGTCGATTTTCATGGTTTGACGATCTGGATGACCTCACCAGAAGACCTCGTTCTCATGAAATTGCGAGCGAGCCGACCACGAGATTTTGACGATGTGATCAGCATCGTCAAGAACCCGTGCCTGCAGCTGGACCTCCCCTACCTCTGGAACTGGGCTGACCGGCTTGGGCTTCAGGGCGAATTGCAGTATGTCCTCCAGGCGGCCGACGCGGGCGGGTGA
- the sthA gene encoding Si-specific NAD(P)(+) transhydrogenase, producing MRSYDMVVVGSGPAGQKAAVQAAKLSKRVAIIEKAPQLGGTSLNTGTLPSKTLKDTIEYIHGLGRRGLHHLGAELTKQLTLPDLMTRKDQVIETEVAVITNQLRRNGIEIIQGTAGFVDPHTLSVVRSDGQVDHVHASTIVLATGSRPRRPAEIPFDDLIVCDSDSFLRTTKNPTSIIVIGGGVIGAEYASMLAAFGIRVTLIDRRTQMLRFLDQEIAQALDAQMQHNGVTMRLGQEHLSITVQETGRPAVQLQDGKTITADMVLYTMGRIGNTEALNLPVIGLAVDQQGQIAVNAQYQTAIPHIYATGDVIGFPALAATAMEQGRLAACHAFHVSEAHDIKVIPYGIYSIPEVSMVGKTEAELAAADVPHATGRAFFREMARGHISGDLHGLLKVIFHRTTHALLGIHIIGPGATELIHIGQSVLTYGGTVEYFIHNVFNYPTMAECYRTAALDGLNRLSHHSQSRGTPHKITSHDLSLHKPTL from the coding sequence ATGCGATCCTACGACATGGTGGTGGTCGGCAGTGGACCGGCCGGCCAGAAAGCGGCGGTCCAAGCAGCGAAACTGTCCAAACGTGTGGCCATCATCGAGAAGGCACCACAGCTGGGCGGAACGTCCCTCAATACCGGGACTCTCCCCAGCAAAACCTTGAAGGACACGATCGAGTACATTCATGGATTGGGACGTCGAGGGTTACACCACCTGGGCGCCGAACTCACCAAGCAGCTGACGCTCCCGGACCTGATGACACGCAAGGATCAGGTCATCGAGACTGAAGTGGCGGTCATCACCAATCAGCTGCGGCGTAACGGCATCGAGATCATCCAGGGCACAGCCGGCTTTGTCGATCCCCATACCTTGAGCGTGGTGAGATCGGACGGGCAGGTTGATCATGTCCATGCCTCGACCATCGTCCTAGCCACAGGGTCACGGCCACGCCGCCCCGCGGAGATCCCCTTCGACGACCTGATCGTGTGCGATTCCGACTCGTTCCTTCGCACGACCAAGAACCCGACCAGCATCATCGTCATCGGCGGGGGAGTCATCGGCGCAGAATATGCTTCGATGTTGGCCGCCTTTGGGATCAGAGTCACCCTCATCGATCGACGAACTCAGATGTTGCGGTTCTTGGACCAGGAAATCGCCCAAGCACTTGACGCTCAGATGCAGCACAACGGTGTCACGATGCGGCTCGGGCAGGAACATCTGAGTATCACAGTACAGGAAACAGGACGTCCAGCGGTCCAACTCCAAGACGGCAAAACAATAACAGCCGACATGGTGCTCTACACGATGGGACGGATCGGCAATACAGAGGCACTGAATCTCCCCGTCATCGGCCTTGCCGTCGATCAGCAAGGGCAGATCGCGGTCAACGCCCAGTACCAAACCGCCATTCCCCACATCTACGCGACAGGCGATGTCATCGGGTTTCCCGCGCTCGCCGCGACAGCAATGGAACAAGGACGCCTCGCCGCCTGTCACGCATTTCACGTCTCCGAGGCGCACGACATCAAGGTCATTCCGTACGGCATCTACAGCATTCCCGAGGTCTCGATGGTGGGAAAAACCGAAGCGGAACTCGCCGCCGCCGACGTTCCGCACGCCACCGGGAGGGCCTTTTTCCGAGAAATGGCGCGTGGCCACATCAGCGGTGACCTCCACGGTCTCCTAAAGGTGATTTTTCACCGTACGACGCACGCACTCCTGGGCATCCATATCATCGGGCCAGGCGCGACAGAATTGATCCATATCGGCCAATCGGTCCTGACCTACGGTGGAACGGTGGAGTACTTCATCCACAACGTCTTTAATTATCCCACGATGGCCGAATGCTACCGCACCGCGGCGCTCGACGGACTGAATCGGCTGTCCCACCATTCCCAATCAAGAGGAACTCCGCACAAAATCACCTCGCACGACCTATCCCTTCACAAACCAACTTTGTAG
- a CDS encoding YbaK/EbsC family protein, with translation MPIPRTLKSHLDREHVHYDILPHSQTFHALAVAQTLHLPEQEIAKVVIVKVKERFVTTVLPATEKVDVQRLRKLFGTHRVRLATEEEIAQLFPDCELGAMPPLGTLYGLPVYVDRALTHDEEIVFEGGTHSEAIRMRYWDFAALVFPVVAEFHRPPVATC, from the coding sequence ATGCCTATTCCACGCACGCTTAAGAGTCATCTCGATCGCGAACACGTTCATTACGATATCTTGCCACACTCACAGACATTCCACGCTCTTGCCGTCGCCCAGACACTCCATCTGCCGGAACAAGAAATCGCGAAGGTGGTTATCGTGAAAGTGAAGGAGCGATTTGTCACGACGGTGCTGCCTGCAACGGAGAAAGTGGATGTTCAGCGCCTACGAAAGCTCTTCGGAACCCACCGCGTCCGGCTTGCGACCGAGGAAGAGATCGCGCAGCTCTTTCCGGACTGCGAATTGGGCGCCATGCCGCCGCTCGGCACACTCTATGGGCTTCCTGTATATGTCGATCGGGCGCTCACACATGACGAGGAAATCGTTTTTGAAGGAGGTACCCACTCGGAGGCGATTCGCATGCGGTACTGGGATTTTGCCGCGCTGGTGTTTCCCGTCGTGGCCGAATTTCACCGTCCGCCCGTAGCGACCTGTTGA
- a CDS encoding TIM44-like domain-containing protein, protein MLKSSKLIAVCIVASLIGLPTLSFAKARGSGGGFSSGARGGNSSMGIGSRGSRTYQDNGAKPIEQSTTPKPSATPPPNASGAPPMQPAPATPSSWWQRNPLLAGIAGGLAGTWIGHMLFGATESSAKTTDTESGAAPASNNSYGLILLLLAVGMGALYFFRKSKQTPAPVFTGLSRSTAARGSLLDISPNNSTAEATTDNAYTVTTEDKAAFQQLLTDIQSAWSAQDVAALRPFLTPEMLSYFSTALVEDSSRGVQNHVEGVELLKGDVREAWSEGNTDYATVDLRWNARDYTVSTTIPRGEPGYVIEGSESTATESYEVWTFMRVRDGRWLLSAIQQ, encoded by the coding sequence ATGTTGAAAAGTTCAAAACTCATAGCCGTCTGCATCGTCGCGTCGCTCATCGGCCTACCGACCCTCTCGTTTGCGAAGGCGCGGGGATCGGGTGGAGGATTTTCGAGCGGGGCTCGTGGCGGAAACTCATCAATGGGTATCGGGAGCCGTGGATCCCGTACCTACCAAGACAACGGCGCCAAGCCGATTGAACAGTCCACCACCCCGAAACCGTCGGCGACGCCACCACCGAATGCCTCGGGCGCTCCGCCAATGCAACCGGCTCCAGCCACGCCGTCATCCTGGTGGCAACGCAATCCCCTGCTCGCCGGAATCGCCGGTGGTCTCGCCGGAACCTGGATCGGTCATATGCTCTTTGGAGCGACGGAGAGCAGTGCCAAGACTACGGACACGGAGTCGGGCGCAGCACCGGCTTCCAACAACTCTTACGGCCTCATCCTCCTCCTGCTGGCTGTAGGAATGGGCGCACTGTATTTCTTCAGAAAATCCAAGCAGACACCTGCGCCGGTATTCACCGGGCTCTCACGCAGTACAGCGGCCAGAGGGAGCCTGCTCGACATCTCGCCCAACAACTCCACCGCCGAGGCGACGACTGATAATGCCTATACCGTGACCACCGAAGATAAGGCAGCCTTTCAGCAACTGCTGACCGACATTCAATCCGCTTGGAGCGCCCAAGACGTGGCGGCCTTGAGACCATTTTTGACGCCGGAAATGCTGAGCTATTTCAGCACCGCCTTGGTCGAGGACAGCAGTCGAGGCGTTCAGAATCACGTGGAAGGAGTGGAGTTACTCAAGGGAGATGTGCGCGAAGCCTGGTCCGAAGGCAACACCGACTATGCGACCGTGGACCTACGCTGGAACGCCAGAGACTACACGGTCTCCACGACGATCCCACGTGGAGAGCCAGGCTATGTGATCGAAGGCAGTGAATCAACCGCGACCGAATCGTACGAAGTCTGGACCTTCATGCGCGTGCGGGATGGACGCTGGCTCCTGTCAGCTATTCAGCAATAA
- a CDS encoding UPF0149 family protein — protein MMAAVPPFTSEQAALLARFLSSPLRPKDTLTYPQLAGFLFCLANGPELIPPSEWIPLVFNDQEARHETREEAERVLQAMMALYDECIRERTGGSASLPPGCEMRPWMMDNLSADAPLSQWAQGFSIGYDYLEEVWNEYTPDELDEELGALLMTLTFFSSPKLAEEYHQETNGKGSLEQLAQSVMEIFPEAMREYAHLGRSIYQARLEVGDLDLNHSAHAKIGRNDPCPCGSGKKFKKCCSLTKGTNSGPVFH, from the coding sequence ATGATGGCAGCAGTTCCACCATTCACCAGTGAACAGGCGGCACTCTTAGCTCGATTTTTGTCTTCACCGCTGCGTCCCAAAGACACCTTGACCTATCCTCAGTTAGCCGGCTTCTTGTTCTGCTTGGCGAATGGGCCTGAATTGATTCCACCGTCCGAATGGATTCCGCTGGTCTTCAACGATCAGGAGGCTCGGCATGAGACTCGTGAGGAAGCGGAGCGGGTGCTCCAGGCGATGATGGCGCTCTACGACGAGTGCATTCGTGAACGAACTGGTGGAAGTGCCTCTCTCCCGCCAGGGTGCGAGATGAGACCGTGGATGATGGACAACTTGAGTGCCGATGCGCCACTGAGTCAGTGGGCGCAAGGGTTTTCAATCGGCTACGACTACCTTGAGGAGGTGTGGAACGAGTACACGCCGGATGAACTCGATGAGGAACTTGGAGCGTTGTTGATGACGCTCACGTTCTTTTCCTCCCCGAAACTTGCCGAGGAATACCATCAGGAAACGAACGGGAAGGGGAGTCTGGAGCAGTTGGCCCAATCAGTGATGGAGATCTTTCCGGAGGCGATGCGCGAGTACGCTCACCTGGGACGATCGATCTATCAAGCGCGGCTCGAAGTAGGTGACCTCGATCTAAACCACTCAGCTCACGCAAAGATCGGACGGAATGATCCCTGTCCCTGCGGCAGCGGCAAGAAGTTTAAGAAGTGCTGTAGCCTGACGAAAGGAACGAATTCGGGCCCTGTCTTCCACTGA
- a CDS encoding ISNCY family transposase codes for MVGEDRVMMSAKELRRIHVIRQVRDKRITQQEAGTMLRLTERQIRRLLGRVKEEGDQGRVHRGRGKPSNRRIAEPVKAKMLRLYETRYGDFGPTLAAEKLTERHRLEVSDETLRRWLRERGIDHFARRKRPHRAWRARKAHVGELVQLDGSHHDWLEGRGPWGVLMAYIDDASSRVFARFYEYEGTIPAMDSFQRYIRHQGIPLAIYADKHTTYQSPAEPTVAEQLAGEAPQSQFGRALDELGVELIAAHSPQAKGRVERLFKTFQDRLVKELRLARIGTFEAANRFLEGYLPVYNRRFAVRPAHAVNLHRPKPTAQVLERSLCIKTSRCLRKDFTIAHEGRLYQVHDNLRATRVVVEEHVDGTMRLTHHGRALAFHAIAARPVSAAAVTAVSRSQRPIKPPADHPWRKRWRQERGHHPAAAGT; via the coding sequence ATGGTGGGAGAGGACAGGGTGATGATGAGTGCCAAGGAGTTGCGGCGGATCCATGTGATTCGCCAGGTGCGGGACAAGCGGATCACACAACAGGAGGCGGGCACCATGTTGCGGCTGACGGAGCGTCAGATCCGGCGCCTTCTTGGGCGGGTAAAGGAGGAGGGCGACCAGGGACGTGTCCATCGGGGACGGGGGAAGCCGTCGAATCGGCGCATCGCGGAGCCGGTCAAGGCGAAGATGCTGCGGCTGTATGAGACACGCTATGGAGACTTTGGGCCGACGTTGGCGGCGGAGAAGTTGACGGAGCGGCACCGACTCGAGGTCAGCGACGAGACTCTGCGGCGCTGGTTGCGGGAGCGGGGGATTGATCATTTCGCACGCCGGAAGCGACCGCATCGCGCGTGGCGTGCGCGCAAGGCGCATGTCGGGGAACTGGTGCAACTGGATGGGTCCCATCATGATTGGTTGGAGGGGCGCGGCCCGTGGGGTGTCCTGATGGCCTACATCGACGATGCGAGCAGTCGCGTCTTTGCTCGGTTCTATGAGTACGAGGGCACGATCCCGGCGATGGACAGCTTCCAGCGCTACATTCGGCACCAGGGGATTCCGCTGGCCATCTATGCGGACAAGCATACGACCTACCAGTCGCCAGCTGAGCCCACGGTGGCGGAGCAGCTGGCCGGGGAGGCACCCCAGAGTCAGTTCGGACGGGCACTGGATGAGCTGGGGGTTGAGCTGATCGCGGCGCACTCCCCACAGGCCAAGGGGCGGGTGGAGCGGCTGTTTAAGACGTTCCAGGATCGACTGGTCAAGGAGTTGCGCCTCGCACGGATTGGGACCTTCGAGGCGGCGAACCGATTCCTGGAGGGCTATCTGCCGGTCTACAACCGCCGGTTCGCGGTGCGGCCGGCGCACGCAGTCAATCTGCATCGGCCGAAGCCGACGGCCCAGGTGCTGGAGCGAAGCCTGTGTATCAAGACATCCCGGTGTCTGCGGAAGGACTTCACCATTGCTCATGAAGGGCGGCTCTATCAGGTTCACGACAATCTCCGCGCCACTCGTGTGGTGGTCGAAGAACATGTGGATGGGACGATGCGGCTCACGCACCACGGACGGGCGCTCGCCTTTCACGCGATCGCGGCGCGACCTGTGTCGGCGGCAGCGGTCACGGCGGTGTCCCGATCGCAGCGCCCGATCAAACCGCCGGCGGATCATCCATGGCGCAAGCGATGGCGGCAGGAACGAGGACACCACCCGGCGGCGGCCGGAACATAA
- a CDS encoding type II toxin-antitoxin system RelE/ParE family toxin, translated as MATVYRHAAARRDLVEQFVYLAEEAGLDMAERFLTCAEASFNDLARQPMIGAQLTLRHPDLATMRKWHIKGFENYLIFYIPHSDGVTIVRVLHAARDWWSLLEMET; from the coding sequence ATGGCGACGGTCTACCGGCACGCGGCGGCCAGGCGCGACCTGGTCGAGCAATTTGTGTATCTCGCAGAAGAAGCGGGGCTGGACATGGCAGAGCGGTTCCTGACCTGTGCCGAAGCGAGTTTCAATGATCTGGCCCGTCAACCGATGATCGGCGCACAGCTGACGCTACGTCATCCTGATCTTGCCACGATGCGCAAGTGGCACATCAAAGGATTTGAGAACTACCTGATTTTCTATATTCCACACTCGGATGGTGTTACCATCGTGCGCGTGCTACATGCGGCACGGGACTGGTGGAGCTTATTGGAGATGGAAACCTAG
- a CDS encoding type II toxin-antitoxin system ParD family antitoxin produces MQSMNISLPDPLKQFVDGQIAQGRYSSASEYVRELIRADEKRKAEDELEAKLLEGLRSSKAALTPADWKEIRAEALAKVAARKKPR; encoded by the coding sequence ATGCAGAGTATGAACATTTCTTTGCCTGATCCCTTGAAGCAATTTGTAGATGGGCAGATCGCCCAAGGTCGGTACAGCAGCGCCAGCGAATATGTGCGGGAACTTATCCGGGCCGATGAAAAGCGCAAAGCCGAGGATGAGCTGGAAGCAAAATTGCTGGAGGGATTGAGGAGTTCGAAAGCGGCACTGACGCCGGCAGATTGGAAAGAGATTCGCGCCGAGGCTTTAGCAAAGGTGGCTGCCCGAAAGAAGCCGCGCTGA
- a CDS encoding type II toxin-antitoxin system HicA family toxin, which yields MSKLPSLSGRACMKALERAGFVMKRQEGSHVILRRSQPFAQLVVPDHKELDRGTLRAIIRQADLTVEEFLRLL from the coding sequence ATGAGTAAGTTGCCGAGTCTTTCCGGCCGAGCCTGCATGAAAGCGTTGGAGCGAGCAGGTTTTGTGATGAAGCGGCAGGAAGGCAGCCATGTCATTCTTCGACGGTCGCAACCCTTCGCCCAACTGGTGGTGCCGGATCACAAAGAACTCGATCGCGGAACGCTCCGTGCCATTATCCGTCAGGCGGATCTCACGGTGGAGGAGTTTCTTCGATTGCTATAG
- a CDS encoding type II toxin-antitoxin system HicB family antitoxin has translation MRQVIIYRGEDDYWVAECPSLPGCLSQGKTKEEAVGNIREAIRGYIAALEEDKLAVPEERFEAVLMAV, from the coding sequence GTGAGACAGGTGATTATTTACCGTGGAGAGGACGACTATTGGGTGGCGGAGTGTCCAAGCTTACCGGGTTGTTTGAGCCAGGGGAAGACCAAAGAAGAGGCCGTTGGCAATATCCGAGAAGCCATTCGGGGTTACATTGCCGCTTTGGAAGAAGACAAACTTGCCGTGCCTGAAGAGCGGTTCGAAGCTGTGTTGATGGCTGTATGA
- a CDS encoding type II toxin-antitoxin system PemK/MazF family toxin — protein sequence MVSPTAGAVVLVRFPFSDLSQTKLRPAVVLAEAGRGDWILCQVTSKPYSDTRAIKLEDTDFSTGSLRVLSYARPGKLFTANRDLIVSEVATLKSQSLKQVVDAVVNLLRAGNAS from the coding sequence ATGGTCTCACCTACAGCAGGTGCGGTAGTCCTCGTTCGCTTTCCCTTTTCTGACTTGTCACAGACCAAACTTCGTCCGGCTGTGGTGCTTGCTGAAGCCGGACGGGGCGACTGGATTCTCTGCCAGGTGACAAGCAAGCCTTACAGCGACACCCGGGCGATCAAGCTGGAAGATACAGATTTCTCCACGGGGTCGCTGCGAGTCCTGAGCTATGCCCGTCCCGGCAAACTCTTCACCGCCAATCGGGATCTCATCGTTTCGGAAGTTGCCACACTGAAATCGCAATCGTTGAAGCAGGTCGTCGATGCTGTGGTGAACCTCCTCCGTGCGGGCAACGCGTCATGA
- the cynS gene encoding cyanase, with translation MEKEAIRSKVKAARLEKKLMIADVARAVGKNPTFVAAALNGNHRFTPDEAVKVGKLLDLDNEIVQSLSRFPVRTDLPNMTDPFKYRLLEIVGLYGDSLREMANEMFGDGIMSAIDFTVDMEKVTGSQGETRCKITLNGKWLEYKSF, from the coding sequence ATGGAGAAAGAAGCGATACGCAGTAAGGTCAAGGCCGCTCGACTCGAGAAGAAACTCATGATCGCCGACGTTGCGAGGGCAGTCGGCAAGAACCCCACGTTCGTGGCGGCGGCGTTGAATGGTAATCACCGATTTACCCCGGACGAAGCGGTGAAGGTCGGCAAGCTTTTGGATTTGGACAACGAGATTGTCCAATCCTTGAGCCGCTTTCCGGTACGCACGGATCTACCGAACATGACGGACCCGTTCAAGTACCGGTTGCTCGAAATTGTCGGCCTGTACGGCGATTCCTTGCGTGAGATGGCGAACGAGATGTTCGGCGACGGCATCATGAGCGCGATCGATTTCACGGTGGACATGGAGAAGGTCACCGGCAGCCAGGGTGAAACCCGCTGCAAAATCACGCTGAACGGCAAATGGCTCGAGTATAAGTCATTCTGA
- a CDS encoding class I SAM-dependent rRNA methyltransferase — protein sequence MPQTAQVRLTASRGSESRHLWLYAGHLGPVVGEPIAGGLIDVLTPDGRFYGRGFYSPASKIRVRLLTFQDEPIDETFWLGRIQQAIHLRQRVVAQSNAYRLIYGEGDRLPGLIVDRYDQLLVMQTLSVGMDSRKELLADLLMKELNGAGIYLRNDAKSRPLEGLPLERGFLRGSGPTQVETQEGAAKFLVDVERGQKTGWFCDQRENRLAAAKLAAGAEVLEVFCHTGAFGIHAALAGARSVESLDVSPDALEIARRHAVMNHVESRCTYRQADAFEEMRKLVKAGRRYDLVILDPPAFARSKQALPGALAGYKDINLLGLKLLKPDGFLVTCSCSHPVSEADLWTSIRLAARDARRDIRLIEQRGQSADHPILADMPETRYLKCFIVQVF from the coding sequence ATGCCACAGACCGCACAGGTTCGCCTCACCGCATCACGTGGGTCAGAGAGTCGGCATCTCTGGCTCTATGCCGGCCACCTGGGACCAGTGGTCGGTGAACCAATAGCCGGTGGCCTGATCGATGTACTCACCCCAGACGGCCGATTCTACGGGCGCGGCTTCTATAGCCCTGCTTCGAAAATCAGAGTCCGCCTGCTGACGTTTCAGGATGAACCGATCGACGAGACCTTCTGGCTGGGAAGAATTCAGCAAGCGATCCACTTACGGCAACGCGTCGTCGCTCAGTCCAATGCTTACCGTTTGATTTATGGAGAAGGGGATCGACTGCCGGGGCTGATCGTTGATCGGTATGATCAGTTGCTGGTCATGCAGACCCTGTCTGTTGGCATGGACTCCAGAAAAGAGCTGTTGGCCGATTTACTGATGAAGGAATTGAACGGCGCAGGCATCTATCTTCGGAACGATGCCAAGAGTCGGCCACTCGAAGGCTTGCCCCTGGAGCGAGGCTTTCTTCGCGGCAGCGGTCCGACGCAAGTTGAGACTCAGGAAGGGGCCGCGAAGTTTCTCGTCGATGTCGAACGGGGGCAGAAGACCGGCTGGTTCTGCGATCAGCGGGAAAATCGGCTGGCTGCGGCGAAGTTGGCAGCAGGAGCCGAGGTGTTGGAAGTATTTTGTCATACCGGCGCTTTCGGCATTCATGCGGCCCTGGCTGGAGCGCGGTCGGTGGAGAGTCTCGATGTCAGTCCAGATGCGCTAGAAATTGCTCGCCGGCACGCTGTGATGAACCATGTGGAGAGTCGCTGTACCTATCGCCAAGCCGATGCCTTCGAAGAAATGCGAAAGCTGGTGAAGGCCGGCCGACGCTATGATCTCGTCATCCTTGATCCTCCCGCCTTTGCACGTAGCAAACAGGCCTTGCCTGGCGCGTTAGCTGGATACAAGGACATCAATCTATTGGGTTTGAAATTGTTGAAGCCGGACGGGTTTCTGGTTACATGTAGTTGTTCTCATCCAGTATCCGAAGCGGATCTCTGGACCAGTATTCGCCTCGCCGCCCGTGATGCGAGGCGAGACATTCGCTTGATCGAACAACGAGGCCAAAGCGCCGACCATCCGATCCTCGCCGACATGCCGGAGACGCGCTATCTGAAGTGTTTTATTGTGCAGGTGTTTTAA